The DNA region tattcacattcaaatataaaatacataccttggtaatgagatatgataattttgtttctacaataggattatgtaacctacaatgaaaaacaaaaacaaaattagtataaaaaaaagactaaatccttattaaaacacagTAGAGTGGTGcagtttggaagatgatgaacgaaatgaagagaaaacacattagagtcgtatgatttgaagaacttgaagaacttgaagagatttttcttgggcttttgaagaaattttcttaaattgAGGAGCTTAAAGAAGAACATAGTGGTGCtcatgggtttttgaagaaatttatttgagggttttaagcaattgaacgtcaaaacgcggttttaaattttttgaactGTTATTTGTTCCGGGCaagaaaaaaccgcagcatatcagaacttatatgctgcggttttattgagcccgcagcatatatatTTTGGTAGattttgatcagtttaacgtcaaaattaatcacttaaaggtaaaaaattaattttttttaaatgatctgtttaaggtttactttaagttgaaattgatacctttaggtcaaaattgataaatgtccaaaaacattaaaaaaacgaGGAAAGTTGTAATGTTGTTACACGCATGAATTTTTTTgaagataaataatttttatttcttttagacTATACCTATGTGGCACGGGTTTCAAGCTTGttacatataaattattattgaaaCTTGTAAAATGCAGgaatttattattattcaatacaTATAAAAATCTGATTCTAAATTAGGAAAATATCGTCATGTAATCAATAATCATCcactaaataaataataacatttgTCAAGGTTTCTTAAGAATGATATTTgtcattttctaaaatatttattagtatatttttagTTTGTGATGATAAAATTCTTTAGAAGTATAGTATcttttatgatattatgaatTTACACACTAGCTAGcaatgatttttattaataatatttttcctAATACATGAAGTTGCATATATTTTTCTATAGTAATATGAGTACTCTTCACTTGCAATTGATTTTGTGGTACGATTTATTTCCAAATACATGTGGTAGCATATGAATTAAGGAAGGGATATGTTTCCAATCTctataatgaaaaatatattatcAGTGAAGAAAGAAATAAGTGGCGAAGCAAAGGTTAGAAGTAGGTGTGGTGATTCACAATTATAAATAGAGCATTACTTAAAAGAATGATAAGGATCATCACATTAACAAAAAAAGGCTATAAactaagaaataaaaatttgtcCATTCCAACatacattataaatttataatggcCAATTCTCTGGGTTTTTCTATTGTCCTCATTTTCCTAGTTTTTTCCATGATTTCTTTTGATGTCTCCAAGGTATGTATCGTTAGTTTTTGTCTACTATGTGTACACGTACActcaaagttgttaaaatcgggattttatttaaaattgtttgGAGAGATAGAatcgaatcgtagaatcgtaagattctacatTAAacctaaatttattattttctcgtAATGTTTTCAtctcaaaagtttaagtttatgaATTAAACCTTTATTCAATTcatttttaagtattaaatggaaaaataattaataattattttgaatcttCATACcgatgaagaaatttattttttaaaaattatgatgttgAATTATTGAATCGAAAGAAAATCGATGGTATAAATGAattgagtaaaaaaaaatagtttattattGGCAATTACCCCTAATAATTATATGTCTAACATGTTTTCTGCATTTTTGCATCCGGGATGCGTGTTGCAACAAACTAAAGGCTGGTGGTGAAGGTTCACTAACAATAGATCGTAAGTTTTATTCTTGAACAATGTTTCAAAGTATGAACATCTTTATTAGTTTGCTACAAAAGGTCAATTGAACGTAacctctttattatttttatcattattaaagGTAAGGTTGCGTATATCCGATCCTCTCATTCCCACCtcaggtgggagccacttatcGGAATTATAACAATTGAATAAACTGGAACATAGTGAGTATGACTGAAACATCAAATATTACTGATCAAGTTTTTTGTTGTGAAAACTTTGACAGAATGTCCGGGTGCATGTGCTTATCGATGTCCAAATACACAATATCGAAATGCATGTTTAGAGTTTTGCAACAAATGTTGTGACAAATGTTTATGTGTTCCATCGGGAACGTATGGGCATAAGGAAGAATGTCCATGCTATAACAATTGGAAAACCAAAGAAGGCGGTCCCAAATGTCCTTGAATCACTTATGTAATTTTCATAGCATTGCTCTATTACATCAGTATCAATTCAAAAACTTAATGATTTCAAGTGTGCTTTTCTGATTGCGAtgtctcacctaggggactattaaatcaaccggacaggatccagttgagtcacaccAACTAATCgtaatcaaggctcaataactacggaatcacttcgataccacacacaaccatagTGCGTTCTCTGCTATTTAGGAATTTGCTCTCATAttctcctaatgctttcattctacttgcctataccactattatgactattagATAGCATAAtttactttctggcgctctataattctaatacgatacaaataatcatgaattaattataataccttgaaacgatgaatatgataattaattactgcgtgtgtGTACATATAAGCATGATTGCACGATTAAAGGCCACAAAAAATCACCCAATTGAAGTTCTATCTTCGTCTtatgaaatgggcacctatatagtTAGGAAACTAATAAGTCCcgttaactactttgtcataccaactaaatacccaagtaaccactatcacccattcaacatgagttttcgattactctagcacgcacacaactcattcaatacacgtcaaaatcattaactcaacacaacataagtcttttcaccaatttaaaaataaaagtatatgtGATTCGTTACTTTTCATTAACTGTTTTTGAGTATATCGGTCGCGCtacccaaaaataaataatcacaactaagccttacaatttaaatataatgCTAAAACAATGATAAGACAAttcttagagttatcgaatcacgatatcatttgttacattctccaagcTATAAAGAACTATAATCTAAACAACATGacgagtaactttagcaaccctACAccataagttgacattatgctcttgacCTTAGTAAAATTATGCATCTATAACTTCAATGACTACCTAGTAGGAGTGCTTGTAATCCACAACAATCAAGTtacaacaattagcaactattacTCTCAATTAATAACCAAAATCATAACTATAGTCgactataatcaaaatcattactaattatcacaacaataatcaatgaagtctttaaaaaacttataaggttattcaattaatcaccacaccaccaGAGTAGcatacaacacacacacactactaagaatctcatttctaaatcaaactcCAATTATGTGTTCCATCGGGAACGTATGGGCATAATGAAGAATGTCCATGCTATAACAATTGAAAAACCAAAGAAGGCGGTCCCAAATGTCCTTGAATCACTTTTGTAATTTTCATAGCGTTGcttcatttattttatcattcaaagacattttaaatgaaatttaatgTCCCTAAAATTTAATGTCTCGTATTTGATAAGCCTCAATTCAAACTTAATGGTTTCAAGTATGTTATTCTGATTGAGATGTCTCTTGTATTTTTAGCTTTCATAACaatatattatctttattatatattttcctTTTGACGCGGTTTCTCAAAGAAC from Amaranthus tricolor cultivar Red isolate AtriRed21 chromosome 3, ASM2621246v1, whole genome shotgun sequence includes:
- the LOC130808729 gene encoding gibberellin-regulated protein 12-like; the protein is MANSLGFSIVLIFLVFSMISFDVSKAGGEGSLTIDQCPGACAYRCPNTQYRNACLEFCNKCCDKCLCVPSGTYGHKEECPCYNNWKTKEGGPKCP